A part of Drosophila ananassae strain 14024-0371.13 chromosome 2R, ASM1763931v2, whole genome shotgun sequence genomic DNA contains:
- the LOC6507032 gene encoding E3 ubiquitin-protein ligase CBL-B-B, translating into MATRGTQQKIFPSLFSKLHGAISEACVSQRLSTDKKTLEKTWKLMDKVVKLCQQPKMNLKNSPPFILDILPDTYQRLRLIYSKNEDQMHLLHANEHFNVFINNLMRKCKQAIKLFKEGKEKMFDENSHYRRNLTKLSLVFSHMLSELKAIFPNGVFAGDQFRITKADAADFWKSNFGNSTLVPWKIFRQELNKVHPISSGLEAMALKTTIDLTCNDFISNFEFDVFTRLFQPWVTLLRNWQILAVTHPGYVAFLTYDEVKARLQRYILKAGSYVFRLSCTRLGQWAIGYVTAEGEILQTIPQNKSLCQALLDGHREGFYLYPDGQAINPDLSSAVHSPTEDHITVTQEQYELYCEMGSTFQLCKICAENDKDIRIEPCGHLLCTPCLTSWQVDSEGQGCPFCRAEIKGTEQIIVDAFDPRKQHNRNVTNGRQQQQDDDDTEDMGDFNIATSSLHALSTSSTAAAEKHSPHTSPRLGRRSTTPSLMAVQNDLYAGGTPTLSLLSSSSASVATASSSSSSSAAAGSPAISSSTSSSSQNQPQPSAPPASAVLSNGASASQKTTNRMSAPLIGSCVANSTYGQKMTQNSTSSSSSDNASSSSSYAILQNLQESGGGPPAAGAVVAPPLPPRKSSPGGETPSKATAPPPPTSSKSIDNIQCSLDNVPPQTTAPPIPPHVSPSVDTLAEDLMRQQRIATSTTSPVLSLLDEDIVEVGPAETISGVIDTRPLEARGVTLTRQDSGSSHYTQLCTTSSGVANGKKATPPSKVTQAPTTTATTTATSVGNPSQQQHQPLLYANVTINQKDCGTVPYENINLEYIARLMNAGYSKENAITALGISRNNIEMAGDILREFVSKNSA; encoded by the exons ATGGCGACGAGAGGAACGCAGCAAAAGATTTTCCCGTCGCTGTTTTCCAAGCTGCACGGAGCCATCTCGGAGGCCTGTGTCTCCCAGCGCTTGTCCACCGATAAGAAGACCCTCGAGAAGACGTGGAAGCTGATGGACAAGGTGGTCAAGCTGTGCCAGCAGCCGAAGATGAACCTCAAGAACAGTCCCCCCTTCATCCTGGACATTCTGCCGGATACGTATCAGCGGTTGAGGTTGATCTACTCCAAGAACGAGGACCAGATGCACTTGCTCCATGCCAATGAGCACTTCAACGTCTTCATCAATAATCTGATGCGGAAATGCAAGCAGGCCATCAAACTGTTCAAGGAGGGCAAGGAGAAGATGTTTGACGAGAACTCGCACTATCGGAGGAACCTCACCAAGCTCAGCCTGGTCTTCTCGCACATGCTCAGTGAACTGAAGGCCATTTTTCCGAATGGCGTCTTTGCGGGCGATCAGTTTCGGATTACAAAGGCGGACGCGGCAGACTTCTGGAAGAGCAACTTTGGTAACAG CACTCTGGTTCCATGGAAAATCTTTCGCCAGGAATTAAACAAAGTTCATCCAATATCGTCTGGCTTGGAGGCTATGGCATTGAAGACCACTATCGACCTGACCTGCAACGATTTTATCTCAAATTTCGAATTCGACGTATTCACACGACTCTTCCAGCCCTGGGTGACGCTATTGCGAAACTGGCAGATCCTTGCCGTAACCCATCCGGGCTATGTGGCCTTTCTCACTTACGACGAGGTGAAGGCGCGACTCCAGCGCTACATACTCAAGGCCGGCAGCTACGTCTTCCGGCTCTCCTGCACACGACTCGGCCAGTGGGCCATCGGCTATGTCACCGCAGAGGGTGAGATCCTGCAGACAATCCCACAAAACAAATCGCTATGCCAAGCCCTACTCGATGGCCATCG CGAGGGCTTCTACTTGTATCCAGATGGCCAAGCCATTAATCCGGATCTATCGTCAGCTGTTCACAGTCCTACTGAGGACCATATAACTGTAACACAAGAGCAATACGAACTATACTGTGAAATGG GCAGCACCTTTCAGCTGTGCAAAATCTGTGCGGAGAACGACAAGGATATCCGTATTGAGCCTTGCGGCCATTTGTTGTGCACGCCTTGCCTCACCTCTTGGCAGGTGGACTCCGAGGGACAA GGATGTCCTTTTTGCCGCGCCGAGATCAAGGGCACGGAACAGATTATTGTGGATGCGTTCGATCCGCGAAAGCAACACAACAGAAATGTCACCAATGggcgacagcagcagcaggacgaTGATGACACAGAG GATATGGGCGACTTCAACATAGCCACCTCATCGCTGCACGCTCTGAGCACGTCCTCGACGGCGGCGGCCGAGAAGCATAGTCCTCACACATCCCCGAGGCTGGGCCGGCGCAGCACCACGCCCAGCCTGATGGCGGTGCAGAACGATCTCTATGCGGGCGGCACGCCTACCCTCAGTCTGCTCAGCAGCTCCTCCGCCTCCGTTgccaccgcctcctcctccagtTCTTCCTCGGCCGCGGCTGGATCACCGGCCATCTCCTCTtccacctcctcctcttccCAGAATCAGCCCCAACCCTCGGCTCCACCAGCATCCGCTGTTCTGAGCAACGGAGCCAGCGCTAGTCAGAAGACCACCAACCGGATGAGTGCTCCGCTGATTGGTTCTTGTGTGGCCAACTCCACCTATGGCCAGAAGATGACACAGAactccaccagcagcagctccagcgACAATGCCTCTAGCTCCAGTTCGTACGCCATATTGCAGAACCTCCAGGAATCGGGCGGAGGACCACCTGCAGCGGGTGCAGTTGTAGCTCCGCCCTTGCCTCCCAGGAAATCGTCTCCTGGCGGCGAGACGCCCAGCAAGGCCACCGCTCCCCCGCCGCCAACTAGCAGCAAGAGCATCGACAACATCCAGTGCAGCTTGGACAATGTTCCACCCCAAACTACGGCGCCACCGATACCCCCCCACGTGTCACCCAGTGTGGATACTCTGGCCGAAGATCTGATGCGACAGCAGCGCATAGCCACGAGCACCACATCCCCTGTACTGTCGCTGTTGGATGAGGACATAGTCGAGGTAGGGCCAGCGGAAACTATCAGCGGGGTAATCGATACCCGTCCGTTGGAGGCACGTGGAGTGACCCTGACGCGCCAGGACTCTGGCTCATCCCACTACACACAGCTCTGCACCACCAGCAGTGGCGTGGCCAACGGAAAAAAGGCCACTCCGCCGTCAAAGGTCACCCAAGCGCCCACCACCACAGCTACAACTACGGCGACGTCG GTGGGCAATCCTTcccagcaacaacatcaaccGCTGCTCTACGCGAATGTGACGATCAACCAAAAAGACTGCGGCACCGTGCCCTACGAGAACATCAACCTGGAGTACATAGCTCGGCTGATGAACGCGGGGTACTCCAAGGAGAATGCGATCACCGCACTGGGAATATCGCGGAACAACATCGAAATGGCCGGCGACATCCTGCGCGAGTTTGTCTCCAAGAACAGTGCATAA
- the LOC6492982 gene encoding cold shock domain-containing protein E1 isoform X1, which translates to MNTQSKVYRTGEEIYDNMPIDGYFNINAIRNLGIPTTFPTIGTFTLDSTTLGMPQQQQQQQQQQQQQQPPNMHHHHQQQQHQQHQQQQQQHQQHQQQQQQQQQQQQHMQQQQQQQQQQQQQQHPSIGMFDANEVNDVIQNPPQIGVFQSNSVLTNGAGSSSSMFGSQSSNSSAAPNTDPSQATRETGIIEKLLHSYGFIQCCERQARLFFHFSQFSGNIDHLKIGDPVEFEMTYDRRTGKPIASQVSKIAPEVVLSEERVTGTVTTELRTDSANNVLSSSETTGRISYENRGECFFLPYTKDDVEGNVNLRAGDKVSFQIATNQRGNLGACHIRLENPAQPVKYRGVVCSMKESFGFIERADVVKEIFFHFSEAEGNVELRPGDDVEFTIQTRSVSGSGDPANSHLHSKMQSASVPPQGREYACNITRLPPGSVIFEDVDSTVYKGQVLKSLDRNNPVRQNNDPLPGRIRYRALDYSEVEVPFGDKDQKGDFTLRHGDWVQFFLATDRRDQLQRATSIALLDETFKVSGEKREQGTIASLKEGFGFLRCVERQARLFFHFTEVLDTSREIDVNDEVEFTVIQEPGLAYNNSRLQAIRIKHLPPNSVQFETLMASNIEGCVTREAPKSPIKSQDRVEGGVITYEHGDVKKTIMYFLKDCEKPPRIGERVRFDIYMVKRNKEYIAVNVQQVSLQQQQQQQQQQQQQQQQLLNQPNSGGNHNQIDQLSALSNGISSGSGSNASMQNGYVMHGSPGGSTSSVGSNNPAHMDDFKLENNNHAGSEAGQVYRGFIAVMKENFGFIETLSHDEEVFFHFSNYHGNPNWLELGQEVEYTLAPNGNTSVSGNCLPAENVRMLPKNSIPQPAVLDPVHNGVVARPLRCINPDQQEYAGLIEILDEQRTTVISQHEFGITSLVNKRDLLQKGDLVSFRIDESGRAAVVNAVRQKKRATVDSIKGQFGFLNFEVEDGKKLFFHMSEVQGSTVALHPGDTVEFSVVTNQRNGKSSACNVLKINDRPDRLISRLKLNGDDTVPRLILIRAPKGPQGKGFSVLARHPRIPGTLVE; encoded by the exons ATGAATACGCAATCGAAGGTTTACCGCACAGGCGAAG aaatctATGATAACATGCCCATTGATGGCTACTTCAACATCAATGCCATTCGCAACCTGGGCATCCCGACCACTTTTCCCACAATTGGAACCTTTACGCTTGATTCTACGACTTTGGGAatgccgcagcagcagcagcaacagcaacaacaacagcagcagcagcagccacccaacatgcatcatcatcatcagcagcagcagcatcaacaacatcaacagcagcagcagcagcatcagcaacatcaacagcagcagcaacaacagcagcagcagcagcaacatatgcaacagcagcagcagcaacaacaacagcagcagcagcagcaacatcccAGCATTGGAATGTTTGATGCCAACGAGGTGAACGATGTCATCCAGAACCCTCCCCAGATTGGTGTCTTTCAGTCCAACAGCGTGCTGACCAACGGAGCCGGGAGCTCCTCCTCGATGTTTGGCTCTCAGTCGAGCAACTCCTCGGCTGCCCCCAACACTGATCCCAGCCAGGCCACTCGGGAAACTGGTATCATCGAGAAATTGCTG CACTCTTATGGATTCATTCAATGCTGCGAGCGTCAGGCGCGTCTTTTCTTCCATTTCTCGCAGTTCAGCGGCAATATTGATCATCTGAAGATTGGAGATCCCGTGGAGTTCGAGATGACCTATGATCGCCGCACTGGCAAGCCGATAGCTAGTCAAGTGTCCAAGATTGCCCCGGAGGTGGTGCTATCCGAGGAGCGGGTCACCGGCACCGTCACCACTGAGCTGCGCACCGACAGTGCCAACAATGTGCTCAGCTCCAGCGAGACCACCGGTCGCATCAGCTACGAGAACCGGGGCGAATGCTTCTTTCTACCATATACCAAAGACGATGTCGAGGGCAATGTGAACTTGCGGGCTGGCGACAAGGTCAGCTTTCAAATTGCAACGAACCAAAG AGGCAACCTGGGCGCCTGCCATATTCGCCTGGAGAATCCGGCCCAGCCGGTTAAATACCGCGGAGTAGTCTGCTCCATGAAGGAGTCATTCGGTTTTATCGAACGCGCCGATGTCGTTAAGGAGATCTTCTTCCATTTCTCCGAGGCCGAGGGCAACGTGGAGCTGCGTCCCGGTGATGATGTGGAATTCACCATTCAGACGCGTAGCGTAAGTGGCAGCGGCGATCCGGCAAACAGTCACCTCCATTCAAAAATGCAGTCTGCCTCTGTGCCTCCCCAGGGCCGTGAATATGCGTGCAACATCACACGCCTGCCTCCCGGCTCGGTGATCTTCGAGGACGTCGACAGCACTGTGTATAAGGGCCAGGTGCTCAAGTCGCTCGATCGCAACAATCCGGTGCGCCAGAATAACGATCCATTGCCCGGGCGCATTCGCTATCGGGCCTTGGACTACTCCGAGGTGGAGGTTCCCTTCGGCGACAAGGATCAGAAGGGTGACTTCACTTTGCGTCATGGCGACTGGGTGCAGTTCTTCCTGGCCACCGATCGCCGGGATCAACTGCAGCGGGCCACATCGATTGCCTTGCTGGATGAGACTTTCAAGGTGTCTGGCGAGAAGCGAGAGCAGGGCACCATTGCTTCGCTCAAGGAGGGATTTGGATTTTTGCGCTGCGTGGAGCGACAAGCGCGTCTATTTTTCCACTTTACTGAAGTTCTAGATACG AGCCGCGAAATTGACGTTAACGATGAGGTGGAGTTCACTGTCATCCAGGAACCTGGACTGGCCTATAATAACTCGCGTTTGCAGGCCATTCGCATTAAACACTTGCCGCCCAACTCAGTGCAATTTGAAACTTTAATGGCCAGCAACATAGAAG GTTGCGTGACACGCGAGGCTCCCAAGAGCCCTATTAAATCTCAAGATCGCGTTGAAGGCGGTGTGATTACCTATGAGCATGGCGATGTTAAAAAGACTATAATGTATTTTCTTAAAGACTGCGAAAAACCACCAAGGATTGGGGAGCGAGTGCGCTTCGATATTTACATG GTCAAACGTAACAAGGAGTATATAGCCGTTAATGTGCAGCAAGTTTCcttgcagcaacagcaacaacagcagcagcagcagcaacaacaacaacaacagttgCTGAATCAGCCCAATTCCGGAGGCAATCATAACCAAATCGATCAACTATCTGCTTTGTCGAACGGAATCAGCAGTGGTAGTGGTTCGAATGCCTCCATGCAGAACGGCTATGTGATGCACGGCAGTCCCGGTGGCAGCACCAGCAGTGTCGGCAGCAACAACCCAGCCCACATGGATGACTTTAAGCTGGAGAACAACAATCATGCCGGTTCCGAGGCTGGACAAGTGTATCGCGGCTTCATTGCCGTGATGAAGGAGAATTTTGGATTCATTGAGACCTTGTCCCACGACGAGGAGGTCTTCTTCCACTTTAGTAACTATCATGGAAATCCAAACTGGTTGGAGCTGGGCCAGGAGGTGGAGTACACCCTGGCGCCCAATGGAAACACATCCGTTTCTGGCAACTGCCTGCCAGCCGAGAATGTCCGTATGCTGCCCAAGAACTCAATTCCACAGCCGGCGGTCCTGGATCCTGTTCATAACGGCGTGGTGGCTCGTCCACTTCGATGCATTAATCCCGACCAGCAGGAGTATGCTGGTCTCATTGAGATTCTCGACGAACAGCGCACCACTGTCATTTCGCAGCACGAGTTCGGCATCACCAGTTTGGTGAACAAGAGGGATCTGCTGCAGAAGGGCGATCTCGTCAGCTtccgcatcgatgagagcggTCGGGCCGCTGTGGTTAATGCTGTGCGTCAGAAGAAGCGTGCCACTGTCGACTCCATCAAGGGCCAGTTTGGATTCCTCAACTTTGAGGTGGAGGATGGGAAGAAGCTCTTCTTCCACATGTCCGAGGTGCAGGGCAGCACCGTTGCCTTGCATCCCGGGGATACCGTGGAGTTCTCTGTGGTCACAAATCAG CGTAATGGAAAATCTTCGGCTTGCAATGTTCTAAAAATAAACGATCGTCCGGATCGTTTGATCTCGCGCCTCAAGCTCAATGGCGATGACACTGTGCCGCGCCTAATACTCATTCGCGCACCCAAGGGACCGCAGGGCAAGGGCTTTTCCGTTCTGGCGCGCCATCCACGCATTCCAG GCACCTTGGTGGAGTAG
- the LOC6492982 gene encoding cold shock domain-containing protein E1 isoform X2 gives MNTQSKVYRTGEEIYDNMPIDGYFNINAIRNLGIPTTFPTIGTFTLDSTTLGMPQQQQQQQQQQQQQQPPNMHHHHQQQQHQQHQQQQQQHQQHQQQQQQQQQQQQHMQQQQQQQQQQQQQQHPSIGMFDANEVNDVIQNPPQIGVFQSNSVLTNGAGSSSSMFGSQSSNSSAAPNTDPSQATRETGIIEKLLHSYGFIQCCERQARLFFHFSQFSGNIDHLKIGDPVEFEMTYDRRTGKPIASQVSKIAPEVVLSEERVTGTVTTELRTDSANNVLSSSETTGRISYENRGECFFLPYTKDDVEGNVNLRAGDKVSFQIATNQRGNLGACHIRLENPAQPVKYRGVVCSMKESFGFIERADVVKEIFFHFSEAEGNVELRPGDDVEFTIQTRSSASVPPQGREYACNITRLPPGSVIFEDVDSTVYKGQVLKSLDRNNPVRQNNDPLPGRIRYRALDYSEVEVPFGDKDQKGDFTLRHGDWVQFFLATDRRDQLQRATSIALLDETFKVSGEKREQGTIASLKEGFGFLRCVERQARLFFHFTEVLDTSREIDVNDEVEFTVIQEPGLAYNNSRLQAIRIKHLPPNSVQFETLMASNIEGCVTREAPKSPIKSQDRVEGGVITYEHGDVKKTIMYFLKDCEKPPRIGERVRFDIYMVKRNKEYIAVNVQQVSLQQQQQQQQQQQQQQQQLLNQPNSGGNHNQIDQLSALSNGISSGSGSNASMQNGYVMHGSPGGSTSSVGSNNPAHMDDFKLENNNHAGSEAGQVYRGFIAVMKENFGFIETLSHDEEVFFHFSNYHGNPNWLELGQEVEYTLAPNGNTSVSGNCLPAENVRMLPKNSIPQPAVLDPVHNGVVARPLRCINPDQQEYAGLIEILDEQRTTVISQHEFGITSLVNKRDLLQKGDLVSFRIDESGRAAVVNAVRQKKRATVDSIKGQFGFLNFEVEDGKKLFFHMSEVQGSTVALHPGDTVEFSVVTNQRNGKSSACNVLKINDRPDRLISRLKLNGDDTVPRLILIRAPKGPQGKGFSVLARHPRIPGTLVE, from the exons ATGAATACGCAATCGAAGGTTTACCGCACAGGCGAAG aaatctATGATAACATGCCCATTGATGGCTACTTCAACATCAATGCCATTCGCAACCTGGGCATCCCGACCACTTTTCCCACAATTGGAACCTTTACGCTTGATTCTACGACTTTGGGAatgccgcagcagcagcagcaacagcaacaacaacagcagcagcagcagccacccaacatgcatcatcatcatcagcagcagcagcatcaacaacatcaacagcagcagcagcagcatcagcaacatcaacagcagcagcaacaacagcagcagcagcagcaacatatgcaacagcagcagcagcaacaacaacagcagcagcagcagcaacatcccAGCATTGGAATGTTTGATGCCAACGAGGTGAACGATGTCATCCAGAACCCTCCCCAGATTGGTGTCTTTCAGTCCAACAGCGTGCTGACCAACGGAGCCGGGAGCTCCTCCTCGATGTTTGGCTCTCAGTCGAGCAACTCCTCGGCTGCCCCCAACACTGATCCCAGCCAGGCCACTCGGGAAACTGGTATCATCGAGAAATTGCTG CACTCTTATGGATTCATTCAATGCTGCGAGCGTCAGGCGCGTCTTTTCTTCCATTTCTCGCAGTTCAGCGGCAATATTGATCATCTGAAGATTGGAGATCCCGTGGAGTTCGAGATGACCTATGATCGCCGCACTGGCAAGCCGATAGCTAGTCAAGTGTCCAAGATTGCCCCGGAGGTGGTGCTATCCGAGGAGCGGGTCACCGGCACCGTCACCACTGAGCTGCGCACCGACAGTGCCAACAATGTGCTCAGCTCCAGCGAGACCACCGGTCGCATCAGCTACGAGAACCGGGGCGAATGCTTCTTTCTACCATATACCAAAGACGATGTCGAGGGCAATGTGAACTTGCGGGCTGGCGACAAGGTCAGCTTTCAAATTGCAACGAACCAAAG AGGCAACCTGGGCGCCTGCCATATTCGCCTGGAGAATCCGGCCCAGCCGGTTAAATACCGCGGAGTAGTCTGCTCCATGAAGGAGTCATTCGGTTTTATCGAACGCGCCGATGTCGTTAAGGAGATCTTCTTCCATTTCTCCGAGGCCGAGGGCAACGTGGAGCTGCGTCCCGGTGATGATGTGGAATTCACCATTCAGACGCGTAGC TCTGCCTCTGTGCCTCCCCAGGGCCGTGAATATGCGTGCAACATCACACGCCTGCCTCCCGGCTCGGTGATCTTCGAGGACGTCGACAGCACTGTGTATAAGGGCCAGGTGCTCAAGTCGCTCGATCGCAACAATCCGGTGCGCCAGAATAACGATCCATTGCCCGGGCGCATTCGCTATCGGGCCTTGGACTACTCCGAGGTGGAGGTTCCCTTCGGCGACAAGGATCAGAAGGGTGACTTCACTTTGCGTCATGGCGACTGGGTGCAGTTCTTCCTGGCCACCGATCGCCGGGATCAACTGCAGCGGGCCACATCGATTGCCTTGCTGGATGAGACTTTCAAGGTGTCTGGCGAGAAGCGAGAGCAGGGCACCATTGCTTCGCTCAAGGAGGGATTTGGATTTTTGCGCTGCGTGGAGCGACAAGCGCGTCTATTTTTCCACTTTACTGAAGTTCTAGATACG AGCCGCGAAATTGACGTTAACGATGAGGTGGAGTTCACTGTCATCCAGGAACCTGGACTGGCCTATAATAACTCGCGTTTGCAGGCCATTCGCATTAAACACTTGCCGCCCAACTCAGTGCAATTTGAAACTTTAATGGCCAGCAACATAGAAG GTTGCGTGACACGCGAGGCTCCCAAGAGCCCTATTAAATCTCAAGATCGCGTTGAAGGCGGTGTGATTACCTATGAGCATGGCGATGTTAAAAAGACTATAATGTATTTTCTTAAAGACTGCGAAAAACCACCAAGGATTGGGGAGCGAGTGCGCTTCGATATTTACATG GTCAAACGTAACAAGGAGTATATAGCCGTTAATGTGCAGCAAGTTTCcttgcagcaacagcaacaacagcagcagcagcagcaacaacaacaacaacagttgCTGAATCAGCCCAATTCCGGAGGCAATCATAACCAAATCGATCAACTATCTGCTTTGTCGAACGGAATCAGCAGTGGTAGTGGTTCGAATGCCTCCATGCAGAACGGCTATGTGATGCACGGCAGTCCCGGTGGCAGCACCAGCAGTGTCGGCAGCAACAACCCAGCCCACATGGATGACTTTAAGCTGGAGAACAACAATCATGCCGGTTCCGAGGCTGGACAAGTGTATCGCGGCTTCATTGCCGTGATGAAGGAGAATTTTGGATTCATTGAGACCTTGTCCCACGACGAGGAGGTCTTCTTCCACTTTAGTAACTATCATGGAAATCCAAACTGGTTGGAGCTGGGCCAGGAGGTGGAGTACACCCTGGCGCCCAATGGAAACACATCCGTTTCTGGCAACTGCCTGCCAGCCGAGAATGTCCGTATGCTGCCCAAGAACTCAATTCCACAGCCGGCGGTCCTGGATCCTGTTCATAACGGCGTGGTGGCTCGTCCACTTCGATGCATTAATCCCGACCAGCAGGAGTATGCTGGTCTCATTGAGATTCTCGACGAACAGCGCACCACTGTCATTTCGCAGCACGAGTTCGGCATCACCAGTTTGGTGAACAAGAGGGATCTGCTGCAGAAGGGCGATCTCGTCAGCTtccgcatcgatgagagcggTCGGGCCGCTGTGGTTAATGCTGTGCGTCAGAAGAAGCGTGCCACTGTCGACTCCATCAAGGGCCAGTTTGGATTCCTCAACTTTGAGGTGGAGGATGGGAAGAAGCTCTTCTTCCACATGTCCGAGGTGCAGGGCAGCACCGTTGCCTTGCATCCCGGGGATACCGTGGAGTTCTCTGTGGTCACAAATCAG CGTAATGGAAAATCTTCGGCTTGCAATGTTCTAAAAATAAACGATCGTCCGGATCGTTTGATCTCGCGCCTCAAGCTCAATGGCGATGACACTGTGCCGCGCCTAATACTCATTCGCGCACCCAAGGGACCGCAGGGCAAGGGCTTTTCCGTTCTGGCGCGCCATCCACGCATTCCAG GCACCTTGGTGGAGTAG